atcccactgctggcttgcttctgaagctaagccgggttggtcctggtcagtccctggatgggagaccagatgctgctggaagtagtgttggagggccagtaggaggcacccttccCACCCTTCCCAAATACCCCAATgctccagggcagtgattggggacattgccctgtgtagggtgccatctttcggatgggatgttaaacgggtgtacTGACTCtctgtaagagtaggggtgttaactgcagtgtcctggctaaattcccaatctggtctTCATACTGTACCATCAtagccacctaatcatccccagcttacaattgtcTCATTCATCCCCCGTCcgctcccctgtaactattccccaggtcgttgctgtaaatgagaatgtgttctcagtcaacttttttttaagtgagagagaacagctcactgaacataactcgccctagcagagctggttatgcTTTTATGTTATCCATAGCGCTGGTGACTGCAGAGCGTTTTGCATTCAGAGCGtacactggatgctctggccgatGAGTAGGGTTTATTCGAacattctgacctcacaatggcagtcaagcatccaagctaacattggctagcttgctagctacttacagacacataatgagagaataccccactctgaccattttactcaccctagcagagctggttaggctgtttgaATGTTATCTAaagtgttggtgactgtaactgtgctgtttgcaacaatttaattacgcttttttgccaacgtttactgacactggccatattcaacttgtcttgagcgttcgtaaattcatcagttattctgcactctggaaAACTAAGACGagattgtagctagctagctagctagctaggtaaacaatgaaccataatcccaacccacAATGTTACtatcctgcatgaatctgcaggtagctaaccaaccaggtccaatgttagctagctaacattaggctagaACTagtggctctgagatacgaattaTAAGATCATACACAAAATGTTAGTtggtgagccagccagctaacgttacctagctagctaacagtacactttaacttgaaatgaaaatactttgtcaaaattagaaacgtgtaatatctgaaaatgtagcaagCTAGACTTTCTTATCCGtggtctgaaatcggagtagatagccagcgTGAATTTACCAACTAGTATGTCTATCAACAGTTattgcagtgacattctattgaaatggattttgttaagacatgtagctagatagctagctatcttaacaatgaaccataatcccaaatcatgacgttactaccctgcatgaatctgaaggtagctaaccaaccaggttcaatgttagctagctaacattaggctataacgaGTCAACCAAATGTGTTTGAGATACaaagaataagatcatacacataacattagctagcgagtcagccagctaatgttagctagttaacagtaCACTTCAACTTGAAATTAACCCAcattctgtcaaaattagaaatgtataatgtctgaaaatgtagctggctagtctatcttacccatatacatcatggttggatgCATCTCCTtccggatgccatggttgcccttagtttgaagatgtaatccggagacaggtgttttctccatctcattagctattgtcgtgtctttgactatgccagattaattgctatgacatgctattctataaaataatttctccgtaattaatattacctgattgaactaatcatgtaaatattaattaactagagagggacaccacgaaagaatatttatagagctgttatcttccgaataaactcttaaagatttagtaatattttacatccatagcagtcacataaatcgtcagtttattcagtctcatctgaaagttataagtccttggttatctgcaagaatcctggctaacaagttgaatcagcaatacgaaattgggtttaattatttatttactaaatacctaactaatcacacagaaacacacatacacaattaaatcataacttgattacaaagtgccgtcatacagaaaacgtccctagcgggcggcatagacatgacagcttgttacacaaaggaaagggggggctgggttttagtgaaagagcgggagactggaacagaggcgaagctgtgctatcgtaaatacagtatcttatgcattctaaattaccgcccatttgaaaaggaaaatgcaataaatatttactctgagctgcgcttcagtaggttggtggtagatggaccgtgtcgccaacccgagtcctctgtcctttgaagaatgtcactggtagtcactggatacgttggagtaacgttgtgtgtagtagacgggatactcggactgtccttcctaacctgcgtttgtagcaactgttgctaactcaacggctaggagatatcacttctgtagtgaataagagttcaaagttcataccattcacaatcaaagtccatgctgctgttggcttagttctgtagttattatctgaaccattctgacaccggatcgtCATCCTGGTGtgcccggaacagaaagttatattcttgtcaatggcttttatagtggagggagaggggtgtgtctgaaaagtttataacccatgcctcttcacaggggcgggccactgtgagcagaggaaaacttatgaaagcccagatctctcatttggaagctaaaattacatttcacctcttcacaaataatgtcatattcaaacatttgaattaaacaacaattccatgtgaatccgatacctctgacgtttagactttccacagtagagtttatgtcattctatcattgatgagaatgtgtcagagggcaaccgaactgacataatataccttaagtaccaccgcatatgttcagttggtcggattaccagaatatagttcatttccccccacttctgatgttcccagaatctctatgttaaccaaggggttttcttatgtcacatcagttagtagtagggagagagaaaaagggggaaagaggtatttatgactgtcataaacctacccccattgccaacgtcatgacactatcatactcgaattccactgatttcaaaactcggtcctccagaaagtgaagagcatacacgtaacgttagctagcgagccagccagctaacattagctagctaacagtacactataacttgacattaggtttatgcCGTTTTACTACacgatacatttaaaaaaaaaaagctgcgTTAGGCAGGATTACctaaacacagatttaaaaaaaagttcatgtgcaaacggctctcctgtgaagtagtgacctgtGAAGTAGtttacacctagtttcctgaaacgggtcacatatacagtatatgcagATGACGCAGTCCTGTTCTACTCAGTTAATACCACCAGGGAGTGTGAAGAGTCAGTCTCAAATGACATCAAGAGGGTAACAGCTTGGTTTGCTGACATGAAGCTTTCCCTTACCCTCAGAAGACCAAGGCAATGCTGATTGGCAACCCAGAAAAGCTGAGATACACAGGCAAAAGTATCACAATAACAGACAGACAAAACAATTATGAAGAACTAAACACCATAAAGTAAGGACAAAAGGACATGAAGCCCACAATGTGTCCAGCACACACAAACATGGCCTTTTGCTGTCCGCATTCCATTGACTGGCGCTACCGGAGTTGGGATGGAATTTCCTCATGTCTAGAAAAAATATGTCAGAGTAGGTGTCTAAATGACTAAGAGTAACTGTGTTATCACAATACTGAAGTCAGCCATGAGAGGGTGTGTAACTGAGTTGAACAGACTGTATATTCTCCCATCATGTCACATTTTTACACACACAGCTCTAAGACCATTCAATGTAGACTACAGGGTAAGGGGAGAGGTGTAAAAATATCCTCTTCATTTGCTTAAAACTTAGGCCAATAGTAGGCCTACTGTTGGTTGCCTCACATCTCAAACAAACAAAAGCTCCAAACATTACAACACAATGTAAAATTAGGATATTATACaatgtattttaaaaatgtagtgcCACCACTGTTTTCACAAGAGAATTACAGGCATAAGGAGTTGAATTTGAGTGTTTTAGACAGACATATTTTTCCCAATGAATGGGACACaatacaaacaaaacaaaagagatgtgAATGTATAAACTGTGTGAATGAATAAATTGCAACCAAGTTGAGTGGGAAATCATGTTGGGTTTTTATTTTAGTGGAATATCCACACCTTGAAATAAAGGAGTAGGCTACCTACCGTActtacacacgcatgcacacatttGAAACTGGGTAGTTGTCTGTGGTCCTGAAAATGTTCCCTATGGGGACATAAGGACATTAGGCTATTGAACAATCAACTAACACTTTAACAAATAACTTTCCTATGTTTGTTTTAAAATTGGCATGGATGGTCTTACCACAGTCTACAGCAACCTGCCAGCAAATATCCCTGGCTAACTTATTCGGTCAAGCAAGTATTTAGGCATATAACTCATCATGACACATGACACATAATCCCAAAGTGATATCAGCAGAGCAACGGTCAAAACGTCAATTACTTTTTGGATTACGTTGAATAGAAAAGAGCAGCTGTTAAAGTCCGACCAAGTTAGTGAAGCGGAAAACACTGATATTTTGTTATTGCATTTGCGGCTCGCGTGCCCAACCCTGGTTGAGAAGGACTATTGGCTCAGACCTCGCATCGACCATCTCTCGAGCCACCAGCCAAGGCACGCACAAATAGAGAGATTACACTCTGAAAGTAGAATATTTTATAACCCAATTAAATCCATGTTTAGAGTTGTCTGACCCACTGGCCTACCTCTCTTATTGTGCATTTAGGCCTGGAACTTTCTTGTGAAGGGCACTCTTTAGGGCTACAAGCTTTTCCCTTTATGCCTAGAATACGCTACAAGTGTTAATGAAAAGTTATACGTCTTCTACTACCCGAAATTTCTAATAATAATAGGCCTATGTCAATTGCCTAGGCTATTAGGCTAATCCAACAGTCAAATCCAACATTTGACCAAAACAAATTCACACTGTAGGCCTATAACCAACCTAATCTATCTCTCTGTCATAACTCTAGGCCTTTAATGGAAACAAAATTCAGGTCTATGCTGCTGAGTGAAATAGGTTAGGGTGAATGTGAGGATGCTTCTTTCATGGCACATGCCTGCTAATTGGGGTTAATTTATCCTGCGGGTGCAAACAGGTCCTTGCAGTCTCTGACTGGTGACAGATGGTAGTTTTATTTTCAGCCTCGATTGGGAAGGCACCCAGAGGTCCGGTGAATCTAAATTGGAAACGTCACATGAGGCTTGAGGCCTTTTGCCGGAGTCTTGGCTCGCCATATGGCACGTGTCGGAGAAAGGGGAGGTCATTGATCACACCATTGTCAGGCATCCATAGGTGCACTACACCATCAGTCAGCCTCAGCATCAATACTATAAAACTGCAGCATCCGAGGTTTGCAGACAGATTGAATCAGGACTTATCAAAGGATATGGAACTCTTTTAACAACATAAACTGCATTAAAAGGTAATTATTTATAGTTTCAGTTTTAAGAATGTCTCCTGTCAGCTTTTTATTACATGTAGACTGCTATTTGTGTTGGGTATAAACATTACTCTGCTAGTGTTTTTTTGTGTGGCAAACTGTGGAGTTTTATAGCCTATATTTTTACACTTACTAGTACATCGTACTGAGAAGTGGATTTATAGAGCTATTCAACATAAGGGTCAACTTGTTGTGTTATATAGGCCTATTTATGAAAACAATAGCAAAGGCACTTTATTATGCGCAGGGATGATGCATAAGGATGATAATGATGAATGTATCAGTGCCTCATTCAGCCTACCATGCCTCATAACATGATTCATTGCTTGCATGGCTATTTGGCAGGCATTAATAGTTGAATCTGTCTAAGCTCAGATCATGCAGTTACATAATCATACATGGGCGTTAGGATTACATAGAGTTACACACATTTGCCGCAGGTGTTTTGTATCAGCAGTTTTGAACTATGTAAGTAACTTTCTCCTTCTCTGCCCTGACAGACCGTCTAACACAGAGGACAACGCCATGCCAGTGTCACAGCAGGATGTTTCCAAATGGACCGAGGAATGCCGCGCCACTCAGAACATGGAAACAGTAAACGGTGCGCACAATACCATGAGTAATGACGATGATGATGGATTCAACAGAATGGAAGAGAATAATGACGATGAGGAGCAGGGGGAAGAAGGAGGGTCGGGGGAAGAAGAGAGCCTTGAGGAGAGTCCTAAGAGGCATGGTACCAAGAGGAAGAAAATGACAAAAGCCCGACAACAGAGGTTTAAGGTCCGGCGCATTAAGGCCAATGAGCGAGAGAGAAACCGTATGCACGGGCTCAATGACGCGCTTGAGAGTTTGCGTAAAGTTGTACCTTGCTACTCTAATACTCAGAAACTTTCCAAAATAGAAACATTGAGGTTGGCAAAAAATTACATATGGGCTCTCTCTGAGATCTTGCAATCGGATGAAAGTCCAGAGTTGATGTTGTTTGTGCAGGCTCTATGCCAAGGACTGTCCCAGCCCACCACCAATCTAGTGGCAGGATGTCTGCAGCTCAACCCCAGGACGTTTTTACCAGAGCAGGCCCAGGACATCCTGTCTCAGGTGCACCAAACATCGACTGCATCCTTCTCTTTGTACCCCTCCTATCCTTACCCTAGCCCGCCGTATGGTACCATGGACAGCTCCCACATTCACCACGCCAAGCCCCACACTGTCGACAATGCGCTTGAGCCATTCTTTGAAACTACATTCACAGACTGTACCAGCACCAGCCCCCGGTTCGAGGGACCACTAAGTCCACCATTGAGCGTGAATGGGAACTTTTCCTACAAGCACAAGTCAATGGCGGAGTTCGACAAGAGCTATGCCCTTTCGATACAATATGCAACTCAAGGTCTGGCGGGAGTACAATGTCTTCATCCGTTTTATGCAAGCTCATCACAATGCTTTGATATTCCCATGGACAACTTTATGTCGTATGAGACTCATAAGGAGAGGATGCTGAACGCTTAGCTCAATGTCATATTCCAGAAAACATGAAACCCATGGACAATGAATGCACTTGTAAatgatttatgtatttatttatgtgtTACTACCTTTACGGGTAGAATTATCTTTTTTGTATGACATACAATTATACTGTTTCATTCTTCTATGCGAACTTCTTGATAGAAAGAGCAAATGAATGTGTATTGCCCAACCCAATCATATACCAAGAGCAATAGTTTGGATTCATCAAATAATTGTTACAACAAACAATAATGGAAATAAAAGCGTTTCTATATGTATGACTTTGTTTGTGTATTTCTCAACCAATGACTTATCCCTCTTTGTAATGATTATGCTATCAATGTATACCATTAATTAGGCTACTCACTCTTTTACCCAAGCATTAGCCTGCAAACAAGACACTGTATATGCTGTCCAGTGCTTAAATTAGAACCTGGAAAAAGATGTAGGCTAACTAACGATAATGGACATCCAGCTTTGCATTGGTACAAAATGTGCCAAAATTGGCTAAGTCCAGCTGACTGCCAAAAAAAAGATGTCAATAGTCATCATCATGTCTTTCTCCTTTCAATGGGTCAATACTCTAGCTGCTCTGAAGTTGTTGGACTTTCATACATATGATTATTAGTCAATAACACAGTTATTATTCCATTTGTCATTAGCCTCTGATGTTTGCCTATCAATTACTTTGGTAGTCAAAACACAACAGGATACTGAACACAACAAGATGCAACATGTGGCCTTCCTCCACCATTCAAGCTTCAGACAGAGTCAGTAGACATCAGATCacgggttcaaatagtatttgttttctttcagatACTTTAGCTGCGCTTGATTAAGCTTGCCAGGCTTAATGGAACCGGTGCAATAGTGCCAAAATtgcaaaccccacccatctggcactccaggaaGGTTAAATTATACCACAAAGTATTTTAAATAAagcaaatactatttgaacccaaaTATGGACATAAAACAATCAGCACAAACTGCTGCCAAatgttttgtattgtagatatgtggtagtagagtagtggcccgagggcacacacttaatgtgttgtgaaaagtgttatgaaatgtaatgtcatgtaatatttgtaattgtatataactgccttaatgttgctggaccccaagaagaataactgccttggcagcagctaatggggatccttaataaatacaaatgcaaaCATTACACGCTACTGTACAGTATAGTAATATGTAGTACACAGTATGAGTATACTATAAACTCTGAAGCCTTATATTATGAATGTGTGAAACACTATTAGACCTGAACCCGAGGACAAGTAGATTGATAAAGAAGAGTGTCTCTCCGAGTGCTGATGTAGTCTATAATGCTTTTGCTGGCTAAGGCTATGCACTGTAATAAGACTTAATGATATAATCCCTGTTATTGTTGTGCAGATGTTATGAAACCATATTCCTCATCTACGGCCATTTTATGAGATCATTACGTCCTTTATCCACCTCTGCATTAGAAATGACACTCTGTAGTCTCCAAGGTTAATGAGGTGGCATCCTTGTTGTCCACATTATTTCCACAATACACTATTTACAAGGTAGTAGCCTATACTGTGCTTTTGATTTGAAATGATCAGGGGGCccataaaaatataattcacaCCACATATAGTATATGCAGTACAATGCAAACACAA
The window above is part of the Salvelinus namaycush isolate Seneca chromosome 7, SaNama_1.0, whole genome shotgun sequence genome. Proteins encoded here:
- the LOC120050439 gene encoding neurogenic differentiation factor 1-like → MPVSQQDVSKWTEECRATQNMETVNGAHNTMSNDDDDGFNRMEENNDDEEQGEEGGSGEEESLEESPKRHGTKRKKMTKARQQRFKVRRIKANERERNRMHGLNDALESLRKVVPCYSNTQKLSKIETLRLAKNYIWALSEILQSDESPELMLFVQALCQGLSQPTTNLVAGCLQLNPRTFLPEQAQDILSQVHQTSTASFSLYPSYPYPSPPYGTMDSSHIHHAKPHTVDNALEPFFETTFTDCTSTSPRFEGPLSPPLSVNGNFSYKHKSMAEFDKSYALSIQYATQGLAGVQCLHPFYASSSQCFDIPMDNFMSYETHKERMLNA